A single Pseudomonas sp. DC1.2 DNA region contains:
- a CDS encoding HU family DNA-binding protein, whose amino-acid sequence MNKSELIDAIAASADIPKAAAGRALDAVIESVTGALKAGDSVVLVGFGTFSVTDRPARIGRNPQTGKTLEIAAAKKPGFKAGKALKEAVN is encoded by the coding sequence GTGAACAAGTCGGAACTGATTGATGCTATCGCTGCATCCGCTGATATCCCGAAAGCTGCTGCTGGCCGTGCGCTGGACGCTGTGATCGAATCCGTCACTGGCGCTCTCAAGGCTGGCGACTCCGTTGTTCTGGTTGGCTTCGGTACGTTCTCCGTAACCGATCGTCCGGCTCGCATCGGTCGTAACCCACAGACCGGTAAGACGCTGGAAATCGCAGCCGCCAAAAAACCAGGTTTCAAAGCCGGTAAAGCACTGAAAGAAGCTGTTAACTAA
- a CDS encoding SurA N-terminal domain-containing protein, whose amino-acid sequence MLQNIRDNSQGWIAKTIIGVIVALMALTGFDAIFKATTHSNDAAKVNGEEISQNELSQAVDMQRRQLMQQLGKDFDASLLDEKMLRESALKGLIDRKLLLQGAEKSKFAFSEASLDQVILLTPEFQVDGKFSSERFDQVIRQLGYSRLQFRQMLAQEMLIGQLRAGLAGSGFVTDAQVLAFARLEKQTRDFAFLNIKVDPAAVKLTDDEVKAYYDEHAKEFMTPDQVVIDYLELKKASFFDQVAVKDEDLQAAYQKEIANLAEQRRAAHILIEVNDKMTEAQAKAKIEEIQARLAKGEKFEALAKEFSQDPGSASSGGDLGYAGPGVYDPAFEKALYSLTKDQVSAPVRTDFGFHLIKLLGVEAPEVPTFASLKNKLTRELKTQQVEQRFVEATKQLEDSSFEASDLAQPAQDLKLTVHTSAPFGREGGDGVAANRAVVTAAFSPEVLDEGANSTAIELDPETVIVLRAKEHRKPAQLPLEAVAASIRVQLAKEHASAAAKTKAEALIVSLRDGKTPLDKPIDGQSWKITEAATRAQEGVDPTVLQALFRMPKPVAKGKPTFSNVTLADGSLVIVRLNGVNEAAAPTDEEKAQYRRFLASRIGQQDFAAFRKQLESQADIKHY is encoded by the coding sequence ATGCTGCAGAATATCAGGGACAATTCACAAGGCTGGATTGCCAAGACCATTATTGGAGTCATCGTTGCACTGATGGCTTTGACCGGTTTCGACGCCATCTTCAAGGCCACTACGCACAGCAATGATGCGGCCAAGGTCAACGGTGAAGAAATTAGCCAGAACGAGCTCAGTCAGGCCGTCGATATGCAACGCCGTCAGCTGATGCAACAGCTGGGCAAGGATTTCGATGCCTCATTGCTTGACGAAAAGATGCTACGCGAATCAGCGCTTAAAGGCCTGATCGATCGTAAGCTGCTGCTGCAAGGCGCAGAAAAATCGAAATTTGCGTTCTCTGAAGCCTCCTTGGACCAAGTGATCCTGCTGACGCCGGAGTTCCAGGTCGACGGTAAGTTCAGCTCTGAGCGTTTTGACCAAGTGATTCGTCAACTGGGCTACAGTCGGCTGCAGTTCCGCCAGATGCTGGCTCAGGAAATGCTGATCGGCCAGTTGCGCGCCGGCTTGGCGGGCAGTGGTTTTGTCACCGATGCACAGGTCTTGGCTTTCGCTCGTCTGGAAAAACAGACTCGTGATTTCGCTTTCCTGAACATCAAGGTGGACCCTGCAGCGGTGAAGTTGACCGACGATGAGGTCAAGGCCTACTACGACGAACACGCCAAGGAATTCATGACACCTGATCAGGTTGTTATTGATTATCTGGAGTTGAAGAAGGCTTCATTCTTTGATCAGGTCGCCGTCAAGGACGAAGACCTGCAAGCGGCGTATCAGAAAGAAATCGCTAACCTGGCTGAACAACGTCGTGCTGCGCACATTTTGATCGAAGTTAACGACAAGATGACCGAAGCCCAAGCCAAGGCCAAGATCGAAGAGATTCAAGCGCGCCTGGCAAAGGGTGAGAAGTTCGAAGCTCTGGCTAAAGAGTTCTCCCAGGATCCGGGTTCGGCGAGCAGTGGGGGCGATCTCGGATATGCAGGTCCTGGCGTTTACGATCCAGCCTTTGAAAAAGCGCTGTACTCGTTGACCAAGGATCAGGTCTCGGCTCCGGTTCGTACCGACTTCGGTTTCCACCTTATCAAGCTGTTGGGTGTTGAAGCGCCTGAGGTGCCGACGTTTGCCAGCTTGAAAAACAAGCTGACTCGCGAACTGAAAACCCAGCAGGTCGAACAACGATTTGTCGAGGCCACGAAGCAACTGGAAGACTCGTCATTCGAAGCGTCCGACTTGGCCCAGCCAGCGCAAGACCTGAAGCTGACCGTTCACACTTCGGCTCCGTTCGGCCGTGAGGGGGGGGACGGTGTTGCCGCCAATCGTGCTGTTGTGACAGCTGCGTTCAGTCCGGAAGTGCTGGATGAAGGTGCCAACAGCACCGCCATTGAGCTGGACCCGGAAACGGTGATCGTCTTGCGTGCCAAGGAGCATCGCAAGCCTGCGCAACTGCCACTGGAAGCTGTCGCTGCCAGCATCCGCGTGCAATTGGCCAAGGAACACGCAAGTGCCGCCGCCAAGACCAAGGCTGAGGCGTTGATTGTTAGCCTACGCGATGGCAAGACGCCGCTTGATAAGCCAATCGACGGCCAGAGCTGGAAGATCACTGAAGCGGCCACTCGCGCTCAGGAGGGGGTTGACCCTACTGTTCTGCAAGCGCTGTTCCGCATGCCCAAGCCTGTGGCCAAGGGTAAGCCAACCTTCAGCAATGTGACCCTGGCCGATGGTAGCCTGGTGATCGTCCGTCTGAACGGCGTCAACGAAGCTGCTGCGCCGACCGATGAAGAGAAGGCTCAATACCGTCGCTTCCTCGCCTCGCGTATTGGTCAGCAAGACTTTGCTGCCTTCCGCAAACAGCTGGAAAGTCAGGCTGACATCAAGCATTACTGA